Proteins co-encoded in one Bremerella sp. TYQ1 genomic window:
- the hisS gene encoding histidine--tRNA ligase — MANKKKIQPRTLKGFRDYLPDAMMPREELVNTARRVYRSYGFAPIDTPTLEYAEILLGKGSDETDRQMYRFQDHGKRDVGMRFDLTVPLARFAAQHIGELGTPFKRYHIATVWRGENTQRGRYREFMQCDFDTIGTKSIVSDIETALVIHDLMLAIGFDSFTVRVNNRQVLSGLLEKLDLAEKSTEILRALDKLAKIGAEKVSAEMQETAGASAEQAAQVLKLAEIGGTTDDVLSALDSLIAGSEKGEIGVGQLRELTAATAAAGVPAERLQIDVSIARGLDYYTGTIFETFLGELPGIGSVCSGGRYNDLASLYTNQELPGIGASLGLDRLLAAMEELGKIEARTTPAEVFLPYFDANSLQEYLKIAATLRGAGFNVELYPEAKKLGQQLKYADRRGFKVAVVAGDRELAENKCQVKDLKTGDTTDASLAGGAEELIAGISKILRPTA; from the coding sequence ATGGCGAATAAGAAGAAGATCCAACCTCGTACGCTCAAAGGCTTTCGCGACTATCTGCCGGACGCGATGATGCCGCGGGAAGAGTTGGTCAACACGGCGCGACGCGTTTATCGTTCGTACGGCTTCGCTCCGATCGATACGCCAACGTTGGAATATGCCGAGATTTTGCTGGGTAAGGGAAGCGACGAGACGGACCGGCAGATGTACCGTTTCCAGGATCATGGCAAACGAGACGTCGGGATGCGTTTCGACTTGACGGTGCCGCTGGCTCGGTTTGCCGCTCAACACATTGGCGAACTAGGCACGCCATTCAAACGGTATCACATTGCGACGGTTTGGCGCGGCGAAAACACCCAGCGTGGTCGTTACCGCGAGTTCATGCAGTGCGACTTCGACACGATCGGCACCAAGAGCATCGTTTCCGATATCGAAACGGCGTTGGTCATACATGACTTGATGCTGGCGATCGGCTTCGATTCGTTTACCGTTCGCGTCAACAATCGCCAGGTTCTTTCTGGCTTGCTGGAAAAGCTGGACTTGGCCGAGAAGTCGACCGAGATCCTCCGCGCACTCGACAAGCTGGCCAAGATCGGTGCCGAAAAGGTTTCCGCCGAAATGCAAGAGACGGCCGGCGCTTCGGCCGAACAAGCGGCCCAAGTTTTGAAGCTGGCCGAAATCGGCGGCACGACCGACGACGTTTTGTCCGCATTGGATAGCTTGATTGCTGGCAGCGAGAAAGGCGAGATCGGCGTCGGGCAACTGCGTGAACTGACCGCAGCCACCGCCGCCGCAGGAGTTCCCGCCGAGCGACTGCAGATCGATGTTTCGATCGCGCGTGGTTTGGACTATTACACCGGAACGATCTTCGAGACGTTCCTGGGCGAGCTGCCCGGCATCGGTAGCGTCTGCAGTGGTGGCCGCTACAACGATCTGGCGAGCCTCTACACCAACCAGGAACTCCCTGGCATTGGAGCCTCGCTGGGGCTCGATCGCCTCTTGGCGGCCATGGAAGAGCTCGGCAAGATCGAAGCACGAACGACGCCTGCCGAGGTGTTTCTGCCGTACTTCGATGCCAATAGCCTTCAGGAATATCTGAAGATCGCCGCGACGCTGCGGGGTGCCGGCTTCAACGTCGAGCTCTACCCGGAAGCAAAGAAGTTGGGTCAGCAGCTAAAGTATGCCGACCGCCGTGGGTTCAAAGTTGCCGTCGTCGCCGGCGACCGCGAACTGGCCGAAAACAAGTGTCAGGTCAAGGATCTGAAGACCGGAGACACGACCGACGCCAGTCTTGCGGGGGGTGCCGAGGAATTGATTGCGGGTATTTCGAAAATTCTGCGGCCCACCGCATAA
- a CDS encoding HYExAFE family protein: MTIRTNHYEVALEAFLRDEKIPYIAVDERRRSLYGAGSLKNLDFIATPSGSEMSWLIDVKGRRFPSGRKNRYWKNWTTTDDLQSLSQWQRLLGPQFRGMLVFVYEVIGDMAPVSEDLLFPHDDRLYAFIGVRLDLYVAWARKISPRWKTMSMPTKAFRQLGEPLQVTLRTPIVSGGDFDRRRASESMPAIA; this comes from the coding sequence ATGACGATCCGCACCAACCATTACGAAGTCGCGCTCGAGGCATTCCTGCGCGACGAGAAAATCCCCTACATCGCCGTCGACGAGCGGCGTCGTTCGCTGTACGGGGCTGGCTCGCTGAAGAATCTCGACTTCATCGCTACCCCCAGCGGCAGCGAAATGTCGTGGCTCATCGACGTCAAAGGGCGCCGTTTCCCTTCCGGACGAAAGAACCGTTACTGGAAGAACTGGACGACCACCGACGATCTGCAAAGCCTCTCGCAGTGGCAACGGTTGTTGGGACCGCAGTTTCGCGGAATGCTAGTCTTCGTCTACGAAGTGATCGGCGACATGGCTCCTGTCTCGGAAGATCTGCTCTTCCCACACGATGACCGGCTGTACGCATTCATTGGCGTGCGACTCGACTTGTACGTCGCTTGGGCACGGAAGATCTCGCCGCGTTGGAAAACCATGTCGATGCCGACCAAAGCGTTCCGGCAGCTCGGCGAACCGCTGCAAGTGACCCTGCGGACTCCGATTGTCTCAGGAGGCGACTTCGACCGACGCCGGGCCAGCGAATCGATGCCGGCCATTGCTTGA
- the hemE gene encoding uroporphyrinogen decarboxylase: MPENGKNFAGLNVASFESRRGKEMGMMIEKFGGVPHVSPSMREVPLDDNQPAIDFANRVITGQVDIVIFMTGVGFNHLLAAIDRKVDQKQFLEALSDITTICRGPKPVAAMREVKLTPTIKVPEPNTWREILQTIDTEIHIANQTLVVQEYGVTNASLVAGLEARGAHVETLHVYDWDLPEDIGPLAANIQKMIDGKIDVSLFTSANQLNHVLKLAERQGQLEAFSSALRGTVICSVGPTMSERLRDLGYPVDVEPEHPKMGPLVASAAERSQDILVRKRQIRAVLQESTKAALNKEAPWYNSEFLKACRREPTDFTPVWLMRQAGRYMKEYREVRAKTSFLELCANPQLCSEVMCTAVEKLGVDAAIIFSDLLPILQPMGLDLEFAKGEGPVIHNPIREAADVDRVLELESTDSLHYVMETVKQTRADLPADMPLIGFAGAPFTLASYAIEGGGSRDYVNTKTLMFRDPGAWRELMERFVRAISRYLNAQIAAGAQAVQLFDSWAGALGPDDYRRYVLPYVKDIVAQIAPGVPVINFATGNPALLPMLAESGAAVVGVDWRIRLDVAWETVGHNIAVQGNLDPVSLLADQMELRRRAKEVLDQAAGRPGHIFNLGHGVMQQTPVDNARALVDMVHEMSQRK, encoded by the coding sequence ATGCCAGAAAACGGAAAAAACTTTGCAGGCCTCAACGTCGCTTCTTTTGAAAGCCGACGCGGCAAAGAGATGGGGATGATGATCGAGAAGTTCGGGGGGGTGCCGCACGTCAGCCCTTCGATGCGAGAAGTCCCGCTCGACGATAATCAACCGGCCATCGATTTCGCCAATCGAGTCATTACGGGGCAAGTCGACATCGTCATTTTCATGACGGGGGTTGGCTTTAACCACCTGTTGGCGGCAATCGATCGCAAAGTGGATCAAAAGCAGTTCCTCGAGGCGCTTTCCGATATCACCACCATCTGTCGTGGTCCGAAGCCGGTTGCGGCGATGCGGGAAGTCAAACTGACGCCGACCATCAAAGTGCCGGAACCGAACACCTGGCGCGAGATTCTGCAGACGATCGACACCGAGATCCACATCGCCAATCAAACATTGGTGGTACAAGAGTACGGCGTAACCAACGCCAGCTTAGTGGCTGGGCTGGAAGCACGCGGGGCCCATGTCGAAACGCTGCATGTGTACGACTGGGATTTACCGGAAGACATCGGACCACTGGCCGCCAACATTCAGAAGATGATCGACGGCAAGATCGACGTCTCGCTGTTCACGTCCGCCAACCAGTTGAACCATGTGCTGAAATTGGCCGAACGTCAGGGACAGTTGGAAGCGTTCTCGTCGGCACTCCGCGGAACAGTCATCTGCAGCGTCGGTCCGACGATGAGCGAACGACTGCGCGATCTCGGTTACCCTGTCGATGTTGAGCCGGAACATCCCAAGATGGGACCGCTGGTTGCCTCGGCGGCCGAACGTTCGCAAGACATCCTCGTTCGTAAACGTCAGATTCGTGCGGTGCTGCAGGAATCGACCAAAGCCGCATTGAACAAGGAAGCCCCTTGGTACAACAGCGAGTTTCTCAAAGCGTGCCGCCGCGAGCCCACCGACTTCACCCCCGTCTGGCTCATGCGTCAGGCCGGTCGATACATGAAGGAATATCGCGAAGTCCGCGCGAAGACTAGCTTCCTGGAACTGTGTGCGAATCCTCAGCTCTGCAGCGAAGTGATGTGCACGGCGGTCGAAAAGCTGGGCGTCGATGCGGCGATCATCTTTTCTGATCTGTTGCCGATTTTGCAGCCGATGGGCCTCGACTTGGAGTTCGCCAAGGGAGAAGGACCGGTCATCCACAATCCGATTCGCGAGGCGGCCGACGTCGATCGTGTGCTGGAATTGGAAAGCACCGACTCGCTGCATTACGTCATGGAAACGGTCAAGCAAACGCGAGCCGACTTGCCGGCCGACATGCCGCTAATCGGCTTCGCTGGGGCACCATTCACGCTGGCCAGCTACGCGATTGAAGGGGGTGGCAGCCGCGATTACGTGAACACCAAGACCCTCATGTTCCGCGATCCTGGCGCCTGGCGAGAACTGATGGAACGCTTTGTCCGCGCGATCTCGCGTTACTTGAATGCCCAAATCGCTGCGGGTGCCCAAGCCGTGCAGCTGTTCGATTCGTGGGCTGGGGCGTTGGGGCCGGACGATTACCGGCGATACGTACTGCCGTACGTGAAGGACATCGTCGCGCAAATTGCGCCAGGCGTTCCGGTCATTAACTTCGCCACAGGGAACCCCGCGCTGCTACCGATGCTGGCCGAGTCGGGCGCAGCGGTTGTCGGTGTCGATTGGCGAATTCGCTTGGACGTGGCCTGGGAAACGGTCGGGCACAACATCGCCGTTCAAGGAAACCTCGATCCGGTTTCGCTGCTGGCTGATCAAATGGAACTACGCCGCCGGGCGAAGGAAGTGCTCGATCAAGCTGCCGGACGCCCAGGTCATATCTTCAACCTGGGCCACGGCGTGATGCAGCAAACACCCGTCGATAATGCCCGAGCTTTGGTCGACATGGTTCATGAAATGAGCCAACGCAAATAG
- a CDS encoding VWA domain-containing protein has product MQLSCFYCGKHLTATAQQLGGEVVCPHCGNVVRLPDAEQVHQNEVEHQPRVHHWLTDSISGFASLLIHMGLLFILAAVTCDYRSGMPEGEEVSIGELPGIDLTDSGGDVLDTSEVEQTADTASLDELVADIEPPTAANSEMGQEVSLSQLLPSGAAGGAAGSLNTIGGGGGSVGAGTTFMGVRAEGSRICIIADCSGSMSGAKLDYVKEEILEAIRSMSRESEFQIVFFNSQAVPYNMRGWRNPKRDLDNVKRWLNTVSAQGGTMPLPAFEESFKLTPPPDAIFFMTDGLFEPDVVQGVKRLNIGGSGKSKIHAISFIDKAAEPLMRQIANDSGGSYRHVSAF; this is encoded by the coding sequence ATGCAGCTTTCCTGTTTTTACTGCGGCAAACACCTGACCGCGACTGCTCAGCAGTTAGGAGGGGAAGTTGTTTGTCCGCATTGCGGGAATGTCGTTCGCTTGCCCGACGCGGAACAGGTACACCAAAACGAGGTCGAACATCAGCCTCGCGTGCATCACTGGCTGACCGACAGCATCTCCGGTTTCGCGTCGCTGCTGATCCACATGGGGCTGCTGTTCATCCTGGCAGCCGTTACCTGTGATTATCGCAGCGGAATGCCCGAAGGCGAGGAAGTAAGTATCGGCGAACTTCCGGGAATCGACCTAACCGACTCCGGCGGCGACGTTCTCGATACAAGCGAAGTCGAGCAAACGGCCGACACCGCCAGCTTGGACGAGCTGGTCGCCGATATCGAACCACCCACGGCAGCCAACTCGGAAATGGGCCAGGAAGTGAGTCTTTCGCAGCTGCTTCCCAGCGGAGCGGCCGGAGGCGCCGCGGGATCGCTCAACACAATCGGCGGTGGTGGTGGCTCGGTCGGAGCCGGCACCACGTTCATGGGCGTCAGGGCCGAAGGTTCCCGGATCTGCATCATCGCCGACTGCAGCGGCAGTATGAGCGGTGCCAAACTTGATTATGTGAAAGAAGAAATCCTGGAAGCGATCCGCAGCATGTCGCGGGAGAGCGAATTTCAGATCGTATTCTTCAACAGCCAGGCCGTTCCTTATAACATGCGCGGCTGGCGAAACCCCAAACGTGATCTGGACAACGTCAAACGTTGGCTGAATACGGTTAGTGCTCAAGGGGGCACGATGCCGCTGCCGGCGTTCGAGGAATCGTTCAAGCTAACGCCTCCGCCGGATGCCATCTTCTTTATGACCGACGGTTTGTTCGAGCCTGACGTCGTACAAGGCGTCAAACGATTGAACATCGGCGGCAGCGGCAAGTCGAAGATCCACGCGATCTCGTTCATCGATAAAGCGGCCGAACCGCTGATGCGACAGATTGCCAACGACTCAGGAGGCTCGTATCGCCATGTCTCCGCCTTCTAA
- a CDS encoding MotA/TolQ/ExbB proton channel family protein produces the protein MRQKTTPKAGIIYCLVLLMALFAVQTWAQDAGNPPPADSADTLTLDDNDDATTAPPADYEEKTLLDTLMDGGTVGVLIGLLSMVAIGFIVEHFLTIRKSVLMPEGVAYELEEMIAQGRVDEALEVCKNPEYDSLLTYVVQAGLERFRGAEFGFAEYKAAVEEAGEDQTAKLYRKTEVLGLIGSIAPMLGLTGTVLGMIKAFNTIASSGGAPKPEDLAGSIGQALVTTLLGLVVAIPAMVAYSYFGNRIDSLVAEVGKRVEQILTPLGRRR, from the coding sequence ATGCGACAGAAAACCACGCCCAAGGCGGGCATCATTTATTGTCTGGTCTTGCTGATGGCGTTGTTCGCCGTTCAGACATGGGCCCAAGATGCCGGCAATCCTCCGCCAGCAGACTCGGCCGATACGCTCACGCTAGACGACAACGACGACGCTACCACTGCCCCCCCGGCCGATTACGAAGAGAAAACGCTGCTCGATACGCTGATGGATGGTGGCACCGTCGGGGTGCTGATCGGACTACTATCGATGGTCGCCATCGGCTTCATCGTCGAACACTTCCTGACGATCCGCAAAAGCGTGCTGATGCCGGAAGGGGTCGCGTACGAACTGGAGGAAATGATCGCCCAAGGCCGCGTCGACGAAGCCCTCGAGGTTTGTAAGAACCCCGAATACGACTCGCTGCTGACGTACGTTGTGCAAGCTGGTTTGGAACGATTCCGCGGGGCCGAATTCGGTTTCGCCGAATACAAAGCGGCCGTCGAAGAAGCGGGCGAAGACCAAACCGCGAAGCTGTATCGAAAGACCGAAGTGCTCGGTTTGATCGGTTCGATCGCCCCCATGCTGGGGCTGACAGGCACCGTGCTCGGTATGATCAAAGCGTTCAATACGATTGCCTCGAGCGGCGGTGCCCCCAAACCGGAAGACCTGGCCGGCTCGATCGGTCAGGCCCTCGTCACCACGCTGCTGGGCCTCGTCGTCGCGATTCCCGCGATGGTTGCCTACAGCTACTTTGGCAACCGCATCGATTCGCTGGTCGCGGAAGTCGGCAAGCGGGTCGAACAAATCCTGACGCCGCTGGGTCGTCGTCGTTAA
- a CDS encoding biopolymer transporter ExbD has translation MKLSKKRVRHTKGMDITPMIDIVFLLLIFFITVSQVSETNREKLELPELKGAKDQKKTSLVVNVNKAGEIVVAGNTLELADVAFLVGNELEANGGDPGLVTVVVRIDQRATCEIPNALVKQLASQGIQKVRLAVQVPN, from the coding sequence ATGAAACTCTCCAAGAAGCGAGTGCGGCACACCAAGGGGATGGACATCACGCCGATGATCGACATCGTCTTCCTGCTGCTCATCTTCTTCATCACCGTCAGCCAGGTCTCGGAAACCAATCGCGAGAAGCTGGAACTGCCGGAGTTGAAGGGAGCGAAAGATCAGAAGAAGACCTCCCTGGTCGTCAACGTGAATAAAGCAGGCGAGATCGTTGTGGCCGGCAACACGTTGGAGTTGGCGGACGTCGCGTTTTTGGTCGGCAACGAACTGGAAGCCAACGGGGGCGACCCCGGACTGGTAACCGTCGTCGTTCGCATCGACCAAAGGGCGACATGCGAAATCCCCAACGCGCTCGTTAAACAGCTCGCCAGCCAAGGCATTCAAAAAGTGCGGCTCGCCGTCCAGGTACCGAACTAG
- a CDS encoding biopolymer transporter ExbD, which produces MKLSSHKRAHNRQITLEMTSMIDVVFLLLIFFIVTASFTKTERDLDAVTKVNEKSSSAAETDLEPAIVLLAEVDGSWVYQIGSNNISTFAELEEVLDKFPNKADGAFVRAPDAAPYGMAASAIQACKNAEFPGVSYVPLAQ; this is translated from the coding sequence ATGAAATTATCCAGCCATAAACGTGCCCACAATCGGCAGATCACGTTGGAAATGACCAGCATGATCGATGTCGTTTTCCTGTTGCTGATCTTCTTTATCGTGACGGCCAGCTTTACCAAAACCGAACGCGATCTCGACGCGGTTACCAAGGTCAACGAAAAGTCGAGCTCCGCGGCCGAAACCGATTTAGAACCTGCGATCGTCCTGCTTGCCGAAGTCGACGGCAGTTGGGTCTACCAAATTGGCTCGAACAATATCAGCACGTTCGCTGAACTTGAGGAAGTACTCGACAAGTTTCCCAACAAAGCAGACGGCGCGTTTGTGCGTGCCCCCGACGCCGCTCCGTACGGCATGGCAGCCTCGGCGATTCAAGCCTGCAAAAACGCCGAGTTCCCCGGCGTTTCGTACGTTCCGTTGGCCCAATAA